A DNA window from Synchiropus splendidus isolate RoL2022-P1 chromosome 2, RoL_Sspl_1.0, whole genome shotgun sequence contains the following coding sequences:
- the LOC128753790 gene encoding cytosolic purine 5'-nucleotidase-like isoform X2: protein MSFKSMFQDVRDAVDWVHFKGTLKEKTVENLEKYVVKDGKLPLLLSRMNEVAKVFLATNSDYQYTDKIMTYLFDFPHGPKPGTSHRPWKSYFDLILVDARKPVFFGEGTVLRQVDTTTGRLKIGTYTGPLQHGIVYSGGSSDIVCDLLGAKGKDIVYIGDHIFGDILKSKKRQGWRTFLVIPELAQELHVWTDKSSLFEELQGLDIFLAEQYKHLDSSSNERPDISTIQKRVKKVTHDMDMCYGMMGSLFRSGSRQTLFASQVMRYADLYAASFINLLYYPFSYLFRAAHVLMPHESTVEHAHVDIDLESPLATRNRSISIDCKEEECKRNKLTRSESEGKAPNMFPQTPQEITHCHDEDDDEEEEEEEEEEEEEEEE, encoded by the exons atgtccttcaaAAGCATGTTCCAGGATGTGCGCGACGCAGTGGACTGGGTCCACTTTAAG GGCACGCTGAAGGAGAAAACAGTGGAGAACTTGGAGAAGTATGTGGTGAAAGAT GGGAAGCTGCCTCTTCTCCTCAGTCGCATGAATGAAGTTGCCAAAGTTTTCCTGGCAACCAACAGCGACTACCAGTACACGGAT AAAATCATGACCTACTTGTTCGACTTCCCTCACGGCCCCAAG CCAGGAACCTCCCACCGGCCTTGGAAGTCTTACTTCGATCTGATCCTGGTGGACGCCAGGAAGCCTGTGTTCTTTGGGGAGGGCACGGTGCTCAGACAAGTGGACACG ACAACAGGACGCCTGAAAATTGGAACGTACACTGGACCTCTGCAGCATGGCATTGTCTACTCTGGAG GTTCCTCCGACATCGTGTGCGACTTGCTGGGGGCCAAAGGGAAAGACATTGTCTACATCGGGGACCACATCTTCGGCGACATCCTCAAGTCCAAGAAGCGGCAGGGCTGGCGGACCTTCCTGGTGATCCCTGAGCTGGCGCAGGAGCTGCACGTGTGGACCGATAAGAGCT CTCTGTTCGAGGAACTCCAGGGCCTGGACATCTTCCTGGCCGAACAGTACAA ACAtctggacagcagcagcaacgaAAGACCCGACATcagcacaatccagaaaagagtCAAG AAAGTGACTCACGACATGGACATGTGCTACGGCATGATGGGAAGTCTGTTCCGCAGCGGGTCCAGGCAGACGCTGTTCGCCTCGCAGGTGATGCGATACGCCGACCTGTACGCCGCCTCCTTCATCAACCTGCTCTACTACCCCTTCAGCTACCTCTTCAGAGCGGCGCACGTCCTG ATGCCTCACGAGTCGACGGTGGAGCACGCGCACGTGGACATCGACCTGGAGTCGCCGCTGGCCACGCGGAACCGCTCCATCTCCATCGACTGCAAGGAGGAGGAGTGCAAACGCAACAAGTTGACCCGCTCTGAGAGCGAGGGCAAAGCCCCCAACATGTTCCCCCAGACTCCACAGGAGATCACGCACTGCCACGACGAGGACGacgacgaggaggaggaagaggaggaggaggaggaggaggaggaggaggaggagtaa
- the LOC128753790 gene encoding cytosolic purine 5'-nucleotidase-like isoform X1 has translation MTTSWSDRLQNYADLPANMDGLAMKKYRREPYHRVFVNRSLAMEKIKCFGFDMDYTLAVYKSPEYESLGFELTVERLVSIGYPQELLSFVYDPAFPTRGLVFDTIYGNLLKVDAYGNILVCVHGFHFVRGPEIRERYPNKFIQRDDTERFYILNTLFNLPETYLFACLVDFFSNCDRYTSCDTGFKDGDLFMSFKSMFQDVRDAVDWVHFKGTLKEKTVENLEKYVVKDGKLPLLLSRMNEVAKVFLATNSDYQYTDKIMTYLFDFPHGPKPGTSHRPWKSYFDLILVDARKPVFFGEGTVLRQVDTTTGRLKIGTYTGPLQHGIVYSGGSSDIVCDLLGAKGKDIVYIGDHIFGDILKSKKRQGWRTFLVIPELAQELHVWTDKSSLFEELQGLDIFLAEQYKHLDSSSNERPDISTIQKRVKKVTHDMDMCYGMMGSLFRSGSRQTLFASQVMRYADLYAASFINLLYYPFSYLFRAAHVLMPHESTVEHAHVDIDLESPLATRNRSISIDCKEEECKRNKLTRSESEGKAPNMFPQTPQEITHCHDEDDDEEEEEEEEEEEEEEEE, from the exons ATGACGACATCATGGAGCGACAGACTACAGAACTATGCAGACTTGCCTGCCAACATGGATGGACTTGCCATGAAAAAATACAGGAGAGAGCCATATCATCG AGTATTCGTCAACAGAAGCCTGGCCATGGAGAAGATCAAGTGTTTTGGCTTCGACATGGATTACACTTTGGCAG TGTACAAGTCACCAGAGTACGAGTCCCTGGGCTTTGAACTCACAGTGGAACGGCTTGTGTCCATCGGTTACCCCCAAGAGCTGCTCAGCTTCGTCTACGACCCGGCGTTTCCCACCAG GGGTCTTGTCTTTGACACCATATATGGAAACCTGTTGAAGGTGGATGCTTATGGAAATATTCTGGTCTGTGTCCATGGATTCCATTTTGTTCGAGG CCCAGAGATCCGGGAACGGTACCCAAACAAATTCATCCAGAGAGATGATACAGAGCGCTTTTATATCCTCAACACACTCTTCAACCTGCCAG AAACCTACCTCTTCGCCTGCCTGGTGGATTTCTTCTCCAACTGTGACAGATACACAAG CTGTGACACCGGCTTTAAGGACGGGgacctcttcatgtccttcaaAAGCATGTTCCAGGATGTGCGCGACGCAGTGGACTGGGTCCACTTTAAG GGCACGCTGAAGGAGAAAACAGTGGAGAACTTGGAGAAGTATGTGGTGAAAGAT GGGAAGCTGCCTCTTCTCCTCAGTCGCATGAATGAAGTTGCCAAAGTTTTCCTGGCAACCAACAGCGACTACCAGTACACGGAT AAAATCATGACCTACTTGTTCGACTTCCCTCACGGCCCCAAG CCAGGAACCTCCCACCGGCCTTGGAAGTCTTACTTCGATCTGATCCTGGTGGACGCCAGGAAGCCTGTGTTCTTTGGGGAGGGCACGGTGCTCAGACAAGTGGACACG ACAACAGGACGCCTGAAAATTGGAACGTACACTGGACCTCTGCAGCATGGCATTGTCTACTCTGGAG GTTCCTCCGACATCGTGTGCGACTTGCTGGGGGCCAAAGGGAAAGACATTGTCTACATCGGGGACCACATCTTCGGCGACATCCTCAAGTCCAAGAAGCGGCAGGGCTGGCGGACCTTCCTGGTGATCCCTGAGCTGGCGCAGGAGCTGCACGTGTGGACCGATAAGAGCT CTCTGTTCGAGGAACTCCAGGGCCTGGACATCTTCCTGGCCGAACAGTACAA ACAtctggacagcagcagcaacgaAAGACCCGACATcagcacaatccagaaaagagtCAAG AAAGTGACTCACGACATGGACATGTGCTACGGCATGATGGGAAGTCTGTTCCGCAGCGGGTCCAGGCAGACGCTGTTCGCCTCGCAGGTGATGCGATACGCCGACCTGTACGCCGCCTCCTTCATCAACCTGCTCTACTACCCCTTCAGCTACCTCTTCAGAGCGGCGCACGTCCTG ATGCCTCACGAGTCGACGGTGGAGCACGCGCACGTGGACATCGACCTGGAGTCGCCGCTGGCCACGCGGAACCGCTCCATCTCCATCGACTGCAAGGAGGAGGAGTGCAAACGCAACAAGTTGACCCGCTCTGAGAGCGAGGGCAAAGCCCCCAACATGTTCCCCCAGACTCCACAGGAGATCACGCACTGCCACGACGAGGACGacgacgaggaggaggaagaggaggaggaggaggaggaggaggaggaggaggagtaa
- the LOC128754609 gene encoding alpha-internexin-like codes for MSYGSEVFSSSSYRRIFGESPRYASSPSRPSMGASSRMSYRSSSASRTGSAALGYSRKSGRSFAPMPLDTIDLAQSSVVNNEFKIIRTNEKEQMQGLNDRFAMFIEKVRNLEQHNKVLETELVALRQRQAEPSRLADLYQQEIRELRSQLDELNGEKSQLLIERDNIEDDLQKLRGKYEEEFRAREEAEAALKAFKKDVDDATMVRLDLEKKVESLLDEINFLRKVHDEEVAELSDMIQAAQVSVEMEVSKPDLTSALKEIRGQYESMASKNLQSAEEWYKTKFADLSEQATRGNEAIRASREEVNEFRRQLQSRTIEIESLRGTNESLEKQLREMEERHSVEIGNYQESMGDLENDLRATKSEMARHLREYQDLLNVKMALDIEIAAYRKLLEGEETRIGTGMTYTSPAISSGPSYNYQTRVYTSSGKSSKKEGKDEDQQASKVTAKVSQREVYEETIVTTKKVEKQPEGTENQKN; via the exons ATGAGCTACGGATCTGaagtcttctcctcctcctcctacagGAGGATCTTCGGGGAATCTCCCCGCTatgcctcctctccctcccgcCCATCAATGGGCGCCTCGTCACGCATGTCGTACAGGTCCTCTTCGGCGTCGCGCACCGGCTCCGCGGCGCTGGGCTACAGCAGAAAGTCCGGCCGCTCTTTTGCTCCGATGCCCCTGGACACCATCGACCTGGCCCAGAGTAGCGTCGTCAACAATGAGTTCAAGATCATCCGCACCAACGAGAAGGAGCAGATGCAGGGTCTCAACGACCGCTTCGCCATGTTCATTGAGAAAGTGCGCAACTTGGAGCAGCACAACAAAGTGCTGGAGACGGAGTTGGTGGCGCTGCGGCAGCGCCAGGCCGAACCTTCCCGCCTGGCGGACCTGTACCAGCAGGAGATCCGAGAACTACGATCCCAGCTGGATGAGCTGAACGGAGAGAAGTCCCAGCTGTTGATCGAGAGGGACAATATCGAAGACGACCTGCAGAAACTCAGGGGAAAGTATGAGGAGGAGTTCCGAGCcagggaggaggcggaggccGCCCTCAAGGCTTTCAAGAAGGACGTGGATGACGCCACCATGGTTCGCCTGGACCTGGAGAAGAAAGTGGAATCTCTCCTCGACGAGATCAACTTCCTCAGGAAGGTCCACGACGAGGAGGTGGCCGAACTGTCAGACATGATCCAGGCGGCTCAGGTGTCCGTGGAGATGGAGGTTTCCAAGCCGGACCTGACCTCCGCCCTCAAGGAGATTCGAGGTCAATACGAGTCCATGGCGTCAAAGAACCTCCAGTCTGCCGAGGAGTGGTACAAGACCAAGTTCGCCGATCTCTCCGAGCAGGCAACCCGTGGCAACGAAGCCATCCGAGCCAGCAGGGAGGAGGTCAACGAGTTCAGGAGGCAGCTGCAGTCCAGAACCATCGAGATCGAGAGTTTGAGGGGAACCAACGAGTCTCTCGAGAAGCAGCTTAGGGAGATGGAGGAAAGGCACAGTGTGGAGATCGGAAACTACCAG GAGAGCATGGGGGATTTGGAGAACGATCTGAGGGCCACCAAGAGTGAGATGGCCCGTCACCTGAGGGAGTACCAGGACCTGCTGAATGTGAAGATGGCACTGGATATTGAGATTGCAGCATACAG GAAGCTGCTGGAAGGCGAGGAGACCCGCATCGGAACAGGGATGACCTACACCAGCCCAGCCATCAGCAGTGGCCCGAGCTACAACTACCAGACCCGTGTCTACACCAGCTCTGGCAAGAGCTCCAAAAAGGAAGGCAAGGATGAAGACCAGCAGGCGAGCAAGGTCACGGCCAAGGTCTCGCAACGTGAAGTGTACGAGGAGACCATCGTCACCACCAAGAAGGTGGAGAAGCAGCCGGAAGGCACtgagaatcagaaaaactaG